One Lycium barbarum isolate Lr01 chromosome 5, ASM1917538v2, whole genome shotgun sequence genomic window carries:
- the LOC132640512 gene encoding uncharacterized protein LOC132640512, translating into MKKVKLISQTYPFTICNPPTLPEIMVKFKNLKSDRLTLVLVNIAGIMEKADESLLPGVYKEVGMDLHTDPTGLGSLTVFRSLVQCLCYPLAAYLSARHNRAHVIALGAFLWSVATFLVAISSTFTEVAISRGLNGIGLAIVTPAIQSLVADSTNESNRGTAFGWLSLTSSFGSILGGILSVLIAETSFMGIPGWRISFHLVGLVSVLVGFLVCLFANDPRFGKGKDELPLKPFQEEVSELLKEAKEVIKVPSFQILIAQGVSGTFPWSALSFATMWLELIGFSHKKTALLWTLFQVASAIGSFFGGFMGDVLAKYFPNSGRIILSQISTSSAIPLAAILLLLLPNDPKTAMLHGLVLFIMGLIITWCGSATNNPIFAEIVPERARTSIYALDRSFETMIASFAPLVVGILAQRVFGYKPIPKGSTGSQEVETDRQNAASLAKALYTAIGIPTAICCFIYSFLYYTYPQDRDRVRLQLIEETGNSTLEEQQPLLENDDHRLLSAIT; encoded by the exons ATGAAGAAAGTAAAACTTATTAGTCAAACATATCCCTTCACAATCTGTAATCCTCCAACTCTGCCGGAAATAATGGTGAAATTCAAGAACTTAAAATCAGATAGATTAACACTTGTGCTTGTCAATATTGCTGGTATAATGGAGAAAGCTGATGAATCTTTGTTACCTGGTGTTTATAAAGAAGTTGGCATGGATTTACATACTGATCCAACTGGCCTTGGCTCTCTTACTGTATTTAGATCATTAGTTCAATGCCTTTGTTATCCACTTGCAGCATATCTTTCTGCTCGTCACAATCGCGCCCATGTTATAGCTCTTGGTGCTTTCCTATGGTCTGTTGCTACTTTCCTTGTCGCCATCTCCTCTACCTTCACTGAG GTAGCAATTTCCAGAGGATTGAACGGGATAGGACTTGCAATAGTCACACCAGCAATACAATCTCTAGTTGCTGACTCAACTAATGAAAGTAACCGCGGTACAGCATTTGGATGGTTATCACTAACTTCAAGTTTTGGCTCAATCCTTGGTGGGATTTTGTCTGTGCTGATTGCTGAAACATCATTTATGGGGATCCCTGGCTGGAGAATCTCCTTCCATCTAGTTGGTCTTGTAAGTGTTCTTGTTGGTTTCTTAGTCTGTCTCTTTGCCAACGATCCCCGTTTTGGAAAAGGTAAAGATGAACTTCCACTGAAACCATTTCAAGAAGAAGTCAGTGAACTGCTAAAAGAAGCAAAAGAAGTTATCAAAGTGCCCTCCTTTCAAATACTTATTGCCCAAGGGGTTTCTGGGACATTCCCCTGGTCAGCATTGTCATTCGCGACTATGTGGTTGGAACTTATTGGCTTCTCTCACAAGAAAACAGCACTCCTCTGGACATTGTTTCAAGTTGCTTCTGCGATTGGCTCGTTTTTTGGAGGATTCATGGGGGATGTATTGGCTAAGTACTTTCCTAATTCAGGTAGGATTATACTCTCTCAGATAAGCACTAGCTCAGCAATTCCCTTGGCTGCAATTCTGCTGCTGCTATTGCCTAATGATCCTAAAACAGCTATGTTGCACGGTTTAGTCTTGTTCATCATGGGATTAATCATAACATGGTGTGGTTCAGCAACAAACAA TCCGATATTTGCTGAGATAGTTCCAGAGAGAGCTCGAACAAGCATTTATGCTCTGGATCGATCTTTTGAGACCATGATAGCATCCTTTGCTCCATTAGTGGTTGGTATTTTAGCTCAACGAGTTTTCGGTTATAAACCAATCCCAAAGGGATCAACAGGCTCACAGGAAGTTGAAACGGATAGACAAAATGCTGCATCACTTGCCAAGGCACTTTACACTGCAATAGGCATCCCAACGGCCATCTGTTGCTTCATTTATTCTTTCCTTTATTACACATATCCACAAGATAGGGACCGTGTCCGGTTGCAACTGATTGAAGAAACAGGCAATTCTACATTGGAAGAACAACAGCCTTTACTTGAGAATGATGACCACAGACTTCTTTCAGCAATTACTTGA